The DNA region tacaGAAGTGAGCTTGCTTTTGAAAAACATTCAATGGATTTACAGATGTCTCTGAACTAGACTAATCTACTGTTAAGAGACAAGGTACTTTtaagagcagcaggtgagtaCTAACAagatttactttactttaacttCTGAATTACTAGATACATTATACTTTGGTTTGATaaggaaaaagagacaaaagtaGGTATCATACAACAACATTTGTATTGCCTGAAAGCTGTTGAGAAAAAATAAGTTCAGTTTATCTTAAATACTTTAAATCAAATATGATGTGCAAGCCAAAAATCCATGAACTACACAGGAAGTTGAATACTGTAACGGAAATGAGAAGGAAGTGTCAGAATAAACAAAAGTCTTGCTTTAAGACACATACCCAAGCAGATGTTTTTTATTAGATGAAGTATTGATGTTGAAGTTTAGATTGTTACATGTTGTGAGGAAAGAAACTGTACACTTCACTGAATTGACTTCTGTGGTCTGGCCTGATGTTTATGCCAGGTGTGAGCGCCCTCAGTTTGTCAGTTTGCTCACCTGTCTATTTGATGATACTGGCAAATTGTTACCTATTACGTATTAGTTTAGCCACTCATTCAGCTTGTCAGAAAGTGTCAAACCATCACCTAACTGTCTTGAGGCCAGACTGACTGAAATCATGAATTAGTAGTGGGTAGCACTGTTTGGCCTGGGTTCACAATCCAGCCTGTTTGGATATGAGGACACCAGGCTGAACCAGCAGCAGGCTCCAGTTACTACACAGGATCATATTTAGCCAGGAAACAGAGCACTGGGCTACACAGGAGCttaatgtgtgtgcatttgtatgtgtgtctgaggACGTAGCTACATTATCAGACTTTCGTTTCACACTGGCCATGTGCTCTGGCGTGGATTGTGAAAGTGGAGTGTGAGTATGACGTGATATTTAAAGTAtgggaaatgtgtttgtgtctgagaACCGAAAGATAAAGATTTAATGTTAACATCCCGCCAGGGAGTATTCTGGTGTATTCGTATTCTGGTAAATGTGCTCCAGCTTACCCCCCAATCCCCCCCAGTGTCTCAGGCATGCGGctgagtgtgtatgtttatacatggtgtttatgtgtgtgtgtgtgtgtgcgattgTGATTTTGGTGCATCACAGTTGGAGCATAAGTATTTCCAGATGTGATGGGAATGGCGACAGGCGGAGAATGGGCTAGCATTTAGACAGTAATACTGAGCTgactcacacatacagtcatCATTTTATTACAGCTGCTCTGACGCCTTTCCATTGAATCCAGTGATTCCCACCCAATATGAAATAAACTTAAACTGTTACAGCACATAACGCAACTGCCTCAGTTAAACCCTGACATAACCCTGATGATATGATTAGCCCTGAACTCAAATCTTTTGTTAAAACACATCTGAGAAAGCTAATATTTTATACACAAATCCTAACTATAACATAAGAATCTTAACTTTATACCTAAAACATAGCCTTAACCAACTTAAAACAACCGAATCCTTATTCTGAGCTGGACTTGTCACCCAAAAACTAACTTTAAACAACGTAATACTGATTCCGAACTCTACACCAAAGTCCTAACCCCAAAATAGATCTGTAATTTgcagatttttccttttttggaaAAActaattgcacacacacacacacacacacactcacacagtcacacagtggaCACATTATAGCACAGGGTGTGGGATTATTATGACTATTAACACTGTTTTACATTCATATACATGTTAACCAGCCatttatgttgatttattttggaCACTTAATTACCCCTCCAAGGATTATTACACATtccagacattcacacacatcatggagtatgtatacacacattaataaagacacttttacacacacacgcgcacacacacacacacacacacacacacacacacacacacacacacacacacacacacacacagacacactttgcTCCTTTAGCTGGCCAGGCAGGGTGTACAGTGTCCTTCATCAAAAGCATTAGAGTCCAAGCCTTGAGGACAGCAAGTTATGTCTGGAATGTCAGTTCACCTCAACGAgaggcagaaacacacacatgcatacacacctGCTATACAGCTACACACACTTGGAAGAACAGACTCCCACTGGCATGCACCACTGCACCacaatgttttctgtgtgtgtgtgtgtgtgtgtgtgtgtgtgtgtgtgtgtgtgtgtgtgtgtgtgtgtgtgtgtgtgtgtgtgtgtgtgtgtgtgtgtgtgtgtgtgttgcagaatAGCGTTGCATATGAGACATTCCTGTAGTACTGTTTTCCTCGGGCAGTAACAGGATATCCTCCCCCTCTGTACTGTCCTGCCTGCTTGACACacacccctacacacacacacacacacacacacgcccacgtATACACTTACCGTATGGGTCAAATGCAACAAGACCAAAGACTTCCTTGGTGTGAGTGTATATAAAAGTGACAGCTGGTCATCACATGGCTGCTAATATCATTAAGTGGGTGTAAAATCATTCAGCTTGTTGATGGGCAGAGTTTGGGAGAGTgggaggagggatgagagaaaaaggagaaaataataaaatacttaaaaaatagTATTGTCAATTATCATCAATATGTCAATCACAGCTTGGTTAAACAAAGAATTCCCTTTGCTGAAATTAAAAAGTGATAAATAGCTTGTGGCTTCGTCCAAATGAGAAAGGCTATTGATGCTGAGCACTGAAAGTGGTTCTAAAATGTGTCTCATTTCTAAATCACTGTGCTGCAGTGTTGTTATTAGCCATGCTAGTACAGGGATAGTGACATTAGTCTGTCTGTTGGTGGGCCAGTCAGTCTTACATGAAATGCCACAACTGTTGGATGTATTGTCACAAAATTTAGTGTGCACATTCATGTCCCCTTCAGGATGAGCTTTGATGATCCTCTAACTATTCATCAGTTTATTCTGATGTACTAATATATCACTATTTACTTCAAGTGAGGAATGTACATGTGACTGAACCACATGGGTCACCAAAATGCCCAGGGAACATGTTTTCTCTCAGTAGAAACAGGAGACATGAGGAGAGAGCACTGAAGAAAcaagtgaggaagagagaggagtgtAAAGGAAAGTGTTGCCTCAGTATGAGGAGAGATAGGCTGTTATAATCCAACATGTGACTTCACCGACCACTGTTTCTTCACTATAATAATGTCAAAGAGGAAGcaagtgaggaaggaaaaagacGCTAAAAGAACAGCGACGGGGGAGAGACAGGATTCAGCAAAAGAGGCGATGAGGaccaaaaaacagaaagggGAAGAAAAGAATGAGGGGTAGataaggggaaaaaatatttagatttaaggCGAGGCCACTGTTTGAATGCCGATACCAAGTCCAGCTGAAATCTACTTCAGATTCTGCAAAAATGCCTCGACTTAAATTTGAAGTTTGAACTTTTTTGAGCGTGTCAAAAAGTTGGAAAAGTAAGGGAAGTTAAATTGGAGAGACTTCCTTTttatggctgtgtgtgttttagcgAACAGTGAACCATTCACTGAAGCGATCCTCAATAAATCcccacacacagtctcacatgTCACAAAGACGGAGGTCAACAACTCCTTCATGGAAGTAAACACATCCTTAGAATAGAGTTGTAATGAGTACAAGGCTGTAAAACAGAAAGCCAatagagtttttttttgtagtgttccactatgaataaaaaaggtCAATAAAGACTAGAGTGTGTATATGTACCCACTCGTTACCATGAGGTCTGGAATGTGTCGGATGGATGAACTACAAAAACGGAAGGTCACGGGTTTAATGATAGATAAATTAATGTGTcagtaaagaagaaaagtaTATATTATTTCACAAAATTGTGTGAAAACTTAACAAATAATGTGTATAAGTTACGAAAACAAAATCACAGTGTTGCATTAACATGTGATTAATGTGTAACGTTTATCAGTATGATGTAATAATCGTATTGTGTAATTGTGTTAACTGTTATTACATCATTGGATAAAAGTGTTCCTCATTCTATGAACTAGTTAAACCTGACTTTGTTTATAGTACATGTTATAAATATGTTCACAGGTTTCATCTTTAAGTCAGAGGGACTTTTTGTTTCCAAGTAACATGACATGACAGCTTGTTACATTATGTCACAATTACACAATCAGTTGCTTCACGCTGTGTGACCGCAACGATGATTGTTTCCAATCCAGCAGTGAAATTTAGGTTTTGGAAGACATATTACTCGCTCTCTTAACAACCACTCACAATGTGGCCTTGAACCCAGAACTTCACATcagtgaagctgctctgtgAAAAGCATTCGGGCAGTGAGCAAATGTAAAGGTGTCATTGCTTAAATGTCTTTGAAGCTGCAGAACCTATTGTATCTTTGTTGACAGTTCACTTAGCCAGTGCTGCACTTAAGACAAACGTTGGGCAAAACATGCATTATGTTAAAATGCACAATGATTACAGGGAACACTGTCAGACTCAGATCTTTAATCAGGAGAGGCTAAAAAGGCTTTAATGGACATACAGTGAAGCAGAACATAAGGCTTTGTAATCTCCATACGCAATtggaaaaaaactcaaaatgcCTCCCTAATCTCCAAAGACTATGAAATGAATGATCTGCCATCCCACCTGCCAGCTTTGGTGTCATCAAATAGCGCATGAGAAGaaatgagaggaaggaaggattactggattttaattatttctctgtAATTTCAGGCATTCTGCAAGCAGATGCATTCACTGAACTGTGAAGGTGTATGGACAAAGATAAAATAGTTTTATGTACCATGGGATATTTTGTTCCTGATCTGTCATGAAGCAGCAGCGTGGAGGTTGGTGCCCCACAGTGGTGGGAACCAGTCATAACACACTTGTGCTACTGCAGACTTACTCTTGTGTACTACTGCAATGCAGGCAGATAGATTCGTGTGTGTCATGCATGTCTCTCTGAGGTATGTGAGCTATTATCCTGACCTCTTTAAAGCCTTAAGTTAAACAGGTTATCTTTTCATTCTTGATTTGAGCAAATGTTGCTGTAAATACTCAGATCATGAGATGAGACTGTACGACTTCATCTTACAGAATCTGTGAACCGCATGTTTTCTCTTTGCTTGTTGACACAGAAATCGTGGCGGGCAGCCGATGATGTCAGTGACACAATACCGAAAGAGCGAGCCCTGAAGAGCGTCAGTTTCCAGGAATCGGTCAGCGTTATCACTGACAGGCCCATAACCATGGAACTGGAAAGCCAGCAGATCCAACATGGCTGCTTCAGCAGCCCCGGTAACGGACCCCACAATGCAGTTGGTGTGAAAGTAGAGACTTCAGACAGCGAGGTGGTGCAGGTATGCAGACATTCTCAGTACAAAATGAACACACTCAGCTTAAATGTTCcgtttcttgttttatttcctggGATGTAGCAGGGCATGTATCGCCCTCAAAACTTTGACCTGACCCAGTTTATTTTACTGGTTTTGTCACAGTGTCAGGAAATGGTCTTGAATGTACTGAACTCCTAAGTCACTTTTCTGTATTTGCTTATTTGCTGTGTCTTCAGGAGATCTGCTACCTGGACCAGGTGTTAGATGCCGCCTCAGAAACACCCACAAATGGAAATTCCTCCCCATCTGAACCAATCAGCATAGATGGAAACTCTCCTTCTGTATGCGTGTCAGCCTCCTCTCCTGTCAATCACCAGTCAATCATTGTGGAGGGACAGAGACAAACAACCTTCCTCCACGAGGAGGAGTCCCCTGTGAGGACCAACGGGCATGTGCAGGCGGAGGAGTCAGGCCGCAGCAGGGCCAAGTTTGAGCTGAGAGCATTTCAGGAGGAGCGACGGCCCGCAAAACTCTTCACCCCcggagaggagcaggaggtcAGAGTGACGAGGAGACGACCCTCAGATGAGGTAAACGGCTATTAGATCATGTATCAGCTGATAGAAATGCAATATTCAGACAcatagtaacaaaaacacaactaatGATTAATATCTTCAACAAGATTGTATAATAGACTAGAATGAAACAAGAAGACAAGCTGTTTCTTCACAAACTATGTGAATTGTGATTAAAATCACATCATATATACAATAACTTAAGATCAAATCATAAGAAATTACAGACTGTAAAGCAAGCGATTTTGATTTGATGAtttcttctctgtcttctcctGGGTTGCTTCACCCATCAGGTACAGGAGTTGGAGCGTGAGCGTCAGGAGCTGATCAAAGACCAGGCAGTGAAGAAAAACCCTGGCATCGCCACGCGCTGGTGGAATCCTCCTCAGGAGGTAGCCTACTATTGAATCATCTCTTGTTTTCTACGTCAACTCCAATATTGTCCTGTCAAACTAATTGATCGGTTCTTTCATTtgtccattcattcattcattcattcattcaaggtTCCTTTGGAGGAGCAGCTGGATGCAGATCAGCTTGAGTCCCTCAAGAAATACCAGGAGAggaaacagcagaaacagattAATACTTATGCATACATACCGGTAAAACACACTAACAAAGGCaccataacattttttttgcttttatatttcatttgagCATGATTGTAACTTTCTCCTGTGGATTCTACCTTCTTATCTATATTGCAGCCGCAGCTGTCAGGCCCTCCCTCAGTGGTAACTTTTGACCCCGATCTAACCAGGAAGGAGGACATCGTGGAGAAACAGATCGACTTTTCGTCTGCCAGGAAGCAGTTTCTGCAAGGGGGGTCAACCAAGAAGGACGTTGCTCCTCACCTGTATTCCGCCAAACCTTTCAAATCAACAGTCAGAAGCAGTCAAGGGAGCGTTGACGTTGTTGCCGAAACTGGAGAGAGTCACGTGACCTGGTGTGACGAAGGAATTGGAGGAGAATTTACTTGTGCTCGAGCTGTGATGACAATCTTGCGTGAGGACGAGGAAAAGAGTCATTTCCAGTCAGGCTTTCACCCAGAGGAGTCTGACTCAGGATTGGACGAGTTATCTGTCCGCTCTCAGGACACTACTGTGTTTAGCTTGGATAATGTTTCCGACAGCGGGGCTTCACTACCCCCGACCCCATTGCCGCTTACACCTGTGTCACCACCTACTCCCCAGCCTACCACGCCAGTCAACGGGCAGACCAGTGGCAGTCCAACAGATAACGAGCTACAGTACCAAGCGGGGGTACTTGTCCAAAGTGCCATCCAAAATGCCCTGGCAGCTCAGAATGGAGAGGAGTGGCAGTCATCGCTGCCTGACTTGAATTCTTCACAGCTGAGCACCCCTGTCTCTCCATCCTCAGCATCTACAAATAGCCCAGTGCCAGTTTCTTCCTCCCCTGTGTCTTCAGTTGGAGCCCCCAGTTTCCGGTCACCTGTGTCCTCCAGCCCTGCTCCATCCAACCCGTCCCCCCAGCCAGACAGGCAGTCAGAGGTGAGAGTTGTTTTCCAAGAGACAGCCTCAGAATCACAGCAggctcagcagcagcaacagtccTCCAGTCCAGCACCACATCTCCAGACGCCTTCTCCACCTCCCGCTCAACCCATCTCACCACCACAGAGACCCAAAGACGGGGGCCCCAGGATCAAAAT from Scomber scombrus chromosome 15, fScoSco1.1, whole genome shotgun sequence includes:
- the LOC133994840 gene encoding PALM2-AKAP2 fusion protein isoform X2 gives rise to the protein MSCEEAQLHKERLQALAEKRKRQTEIEDKRSQLDDLVLQLQHLKSKAMRERWLLQGMGVEEEETRRKQLEQDEEQGKRLEDMIHRLESEIGTLESEESQISAKEQVLRERLKETERSIEDLQKSLMIQDGDAIGCMSAPFSDCTDHDPNHLVLATQPRTGPPASGEHAIPRPGYDQTPGVAVTTANGYQAPIPARHPHTAMKSWRAADDVSDTIPKERALKSVSFQESVSVITDRPITMELESQQIQHGCFSSPGNGPHNAVGVKVETSDSEVVQEICYLDQVLDAASETPTNGNSSPSEPISIDGNSPSVCVSASSPVNHQSIIVEGQRQTTFLHEEESPVRTNGHVQAEESGRSRAKFELRAFQEERRPAKLFTPGEEQEVRVTRRRPSDEVQELERERQELIKDQAVKKNPGIATRWWNPPQEVPLEEQLDADQLESLKKYQERKQQKQINTYAYIPPQLSGPPSVVTFDPDLTRKEDIVEKQIDFSSARKQFLQGGSTKKDVAPHLYSAKPFKSTVRSSQGSVDVVAETGESHVTWCDEGIGGEFTCARAVMTILREDEEKSHFQSGFHPEESDSGLDELSVRSQDTTVFSLDNVSDSGASLPPTPLPLTPVSPPTPQPTTPVNGQTSGSPTDNELQYQAGVLVQSAIQNALAAQNGEEWQSSLPDLNSSQLSTPVSPSSASTNSPVPVSSSPVSSVGAPSFRSPVSSSPAPSNPSPQPDRQSEVRVVFQETASESQQAQQQQQSSSPAPHLQTPSPPPAQPISPPQRPKDGGPRIKIQSSYARALASSAPAPAPAPAPAPAPGPTAAAPVARPTPVYRPPSPPSPEKPEFSYFSKYSEAAELRSTAAAARGPEAESTASGPFRLRSKKQRTLSMIEEEIRAAQQREEELKKQRETQPVVTARPASSSSSSHGPKRTGMRPTTISPADKMKSNSLPSRLTLTARTAPGKIEKVRPAPPVSPSPSEGALSDAGSEDSGGSRPKNFMQTLMEDYETHKVKRREKLDDNSVLEATRVTRRKSDMALKWEAGIYNNEDGEDGEEEEEEEEEEEEEEE